The sequence cagctctggatgtgactggagggaAAGAAATGAAGCACAGAAgtatgaatacagctctggatgtgactggggGAAAGAAATGAAGCACAGAAgtatgaatacagctctggatgtgactggagagaAAGAAATGAAGCACAGAAgtatgaatacagctctggatgtgactggagggaAAGAAATGAAGCACAGAAGAAgtatgattacagctctggatgtgaccggAGGGAAAGAAATGAAGTTTAGAAGTATAaatacagctctggatgtgactggagagaAAGAAATGAAGCACAGAAAAAGTATGAATatagctctggatgtgactggagggaAAGAAATGAAGCACAGAAgtatgattacagctctggatgtgaccagAGGGAAAGAAATGAAGTTTAGAAgtatgaatacagctctggatgtgaccggAGGGAAAGAAATGAAGTTTAGAAGTATGAATATAGCTCTGGATGAGGGAAAGAAATGAAGCACAGAAGaagtatgaatgcagctctggatgtcacTGTAGTAGAAGGTATATGACTACAGCTTTGGATGTGACCAATAGTTCATGAAGTGCAGCAGAAttatgaatacagctctggatgtgacaggAGCATATATAAAGTCATATACAGGATAAATATATGGTACATCCATCCGCCCAGTACAGCAGATATATAACACCCCGCGCGGGTCCCTAATCGCTGCGGTATCATGTGATTTCTCACCTCCAGGAACTGCGGATGTTTCATCAGGGAGTGGTCAAATACAAAGTAATAACTGAGCGCCCCAAAGAGCAGGTAAATGACCACCGCCCCCAGGTTGGTGACCACCATGAGGCTGAGGAGCTGGCGGTAGGGGTCGTCCTCGCTCCATGAGGCCGGGTACACGTACGGGGAGAAGACGTAATAATCCGCCACATTCAGGACCAGATCCATAGCGGCACCTGAAAGCCAAAGCACAAAGgtcactgcccctttaaggcttaaagggaaactctaccTATAACTGAAAAATAAGGAAATGTCATGGAACTGAAAGACATGTCAGTCAAACAGTATGTTACACAGTGTCCCGACTGACAAGCAGAGCAGCAGGgactccatatacatatacagaggcTATACACGAGCCTTCTTAAAGGGAGACTCCATTACCTGTTCCCTTCCGCTCAGGTGTCGCGCTGTTTCGGCGCTGTCGCAGGTGTCagtgacagggggcggggccgcGTTCTGTTGTGACAGCGTGAAGGGGGCGTGGAGAGATGGACTGATGTGACGTCACGTTCCTTTCCACTGGTAAAACCGATCGACAGTGTGGGCATGTGACCGGAATAGCAGCCGCTGATTGGCGACGCGCCTGTCTCCAGTCAATCCTGGGCCCGCCCCCTGTGCGGGCTGCTGGCCTTGAGAGGGGCGTGGTTTCCTATAGCAGTTTGGACCATGTGGGTGAAAGCGTCGTCAAGGAGCGGGGCTAATAATGAGGAGTGGGCGAAGTAGTGAGGAAGAGATACAGCGACACCTGGAGGTCAGTGATGGGTATAGCATATCCCCAATAGTAAGTGATTGCGCAGATCAGTTTATAATCGACTGATTATTGTAGGAGACGTAGGATCACAACCCTGTGATGTTTAACAACAGCCCCTCATCATTAtctgtgtcactgatccctaagctgtccagctgttgcagaactacaagtctgtcagggcatgctgggaattgtagttctgcaacaggatTCTAAAACTTGATGGGAATCAGCAACTCCaaatctgtggctctccagctgttgcagaactacaactcccagcattcaacTGACAGCTGCAGAATACAGTGGGAAATATGCACCAAGTTGAAATATTACCGCCAGTACACTACACACAGACCAGTATCCTCCATGCAGTGACTATTCAGCGGTAGATACCAGGTCTTCACAAGCTCTGCAGTGATTACTGTGCAGTTTTATCAAGTGACAACatgggggcatcttctctgagtcCATTTCATCATCTTCAACGTCCAGCCCAGACCGCCATGATGACTTCTCCTAACTAAGGCCTCATTGACATGATCAGTATATTTTTTTTGGTCCGTACATAATGTAAACCATTCTCTTTAATTTTCCAAAAAATCGGCTTTACTGCATCCGTGGTGTATCAGTATCCATATGTTTTGGGGGGATATGCCAAAACTTTTGCCAAGAGACTCAACTTTCCCCGTGACGTTTCTTGgtggatctgtgttttttttagcaGATACATACTTTTTTGTGAATGTTACAGACTACAATCTGCATAAAAAACatggatcccattgacttcaatggataaATTATATATGGAACGACTTTTTTGGGGGTGCACTTTGGGGATCTGTAACACTACGCAAAGTGTGAATAGTCAAATAGAAATCAAAGCCTAAAAggctcctttttttaaaaaatttgatgTACAATCATGGTAAGCTGGTCACTTTTACTGCACCCCACTGCTACACACCTACACCCCAGACCTATATCCATTGTGCTCCAGATGGAAATAGACGCCCCCTCTATGTCACAAATAGTAGTGCCAATTTTAGTGCCCCCCACTAAGTAACAATGCTCCCTTTGTGCCTCCAATCAGTAGTCAGGCCACCTTTGAGCCCCCAATCAATAGTCAGGCCACCTTTGAGCCCGCAATCAGTAGTCAGGCCACCTTTGAGCCCCCAATCAGTAGTCAGGCCACCTTCGTGCCCCCAATCAATAGTCAGGCCACCTTTGAGCCCCCAATCAGTAGTCAGGCCACCTTTGAGCCCCCAATCAGTAGTCAGGCTACCTTTGAGCCCACAATCAGTAGTCAGGCCACCTTTGAGCCCCCAATCTTTAGTCAGGCCACCTTTGAGCCCCCAATCAATAGTCAGGCCACCTTTGAGCCCCCAATCTGTAGTCAGGCCACCTTTGAGCCCCCAATCAGTAGTCAGGCCACCTTTGTGCCCCCAATCAATAGTCAGGCCACCTTTGAGCCCCCAATCAGTAGTCAGGCCACCTTCGTGCCCCCAATCAATAGTCAGGCCATCTTTGAGCCCCCAATCAGTAGTCAGGCCACCTTTGAGCCCCCAATCAGTAGTCAGGCCACCTTTGAGCCCCCAATCAATATTCAGGCCACCTTTGAGCCCCCAATCTGTAGTCAGGCCACCTTTGAGCCCCCAATCAGTAGTCAGGCCACCTTTGTGCCCCCAATCAATAGTCAGGCCACCTTTGAGCCCGCAATCAGTAGTCAGGCCACCTTTGTGCCCCCAATCAATAGTCAGGCCACCTTTGAGCCCCCAATCAGTAGTCAGGCCACCTTCGTGCCCCCAATCAGTAGTCAGGCCATCTTTGAGCCCGCAATCAGTAGTCAGGCCACCTTTGAGCCCCCAATCAGTAGTCAGGCCACCTTTGAGCCCCCAATCAGTAGTCAGGCCAACTTTGAGCCCGCAATCAGTAGTCAGGCCACCTTTGAGCCCCCAATCAGTAGTCAGGCCACCTTTGAGCCCGCAATCAGTAGTCAGGCCACCTTTGAGCCCCCAATCAGTAGTCAGGCTACTTTTGAGCCCCCAATCAGTAGTCAGGCCACCTTTGTGCCCGCAATCAATAGTCAGGCCACCTTTGAGCCCGCAATCAGTAGTCAGGCCACCTTCGTGCCCCCAATCAATAGTCAGGACACCTTTGAGCCCCCAATCAGTAGTCAGGCCACCTTTGAGCCCCCAATCAGTAGTCAGGCTACCTTTGAGCCCACAATCAGTAGTCAGGCCACCTTTGAGCCCCCAATCTGTAGTCAGGCCACCTTTGAGCCCCCAATCAGTAGTCAGGCCACCTTTGAGCCCCCAATCTGTAGTCAGGCCACCTTTGAGCCCCCAATCAGTAGTCAGGCCACCTTTGTGCCCCCAATCAATAGTCAGGCCACCTTTGAGCCCCCAATCAGTAGTCAGGCCACCTTCGTGCCCCCAATCAATAGTCAGGCCACCTTTGAGCCCGCAATCAGTAGTCAGGCCACCTTTGAGCCCCCAATCTGTAGTCAGGCCACCTTTGAGCCCCCAATCAGTAGTCAGGCCACCTTTGTGCCCCCAATCAATAGTCAGGCCACCTTTGAGCCCCCAATCAGTAGTCAGGCCACCTTTGAGCCCCCAATCAGTAGTCAGGCCACCTTTGAGCCCCCAATCAATATTCAGGCCATCTTTGAGCCCCGAATCTGTAGTCAGGCCACCTTTGAGCCCCCAATCAGTAGTCAGGCCACCTTTGTGCCCCCAATCAATAGTCAGGCCACCTTTGAGCCCCCAATCAGTAGTCAGGCCACctttgtgcccccaatcagtagtCAGGCCACCTTTGAGCCCCCAATCAGTAGTCAGGCCACCTTCGTGCCCCCAATCAATAGTCAGGCCATCTTTGAGCCCGCAATCAGTAGTCAGGCCACCTTTGAGCCCCCAATCAGTAGTCAGGCCACCTTTGAGCCCGCAATCAGTAGTCAGGCCAACTTTGAGCCCGCAATCAGTAGTCAGGCCACCTTTGAGCCCCCAATCAGTAGTCAGGCCACCTTTGAGCCCGCAATCAGTAGTCAGGCCACCTTTGAGCCCCCAATCAGTAGTCAGGCCACCTTTGAGCCCCCAATCAGTAGTCAGGCCACCTTTGAGCCCCCAATCAGTAGTCAGGCCACCTTTGAGCCCCCAATCAGTAGTCAGGCCACCTTTGAGCCTCCAATCAGTAGGAATTTCCCTGTATGCCTCACTGAGCAGTAATGGTCTCTTTGTACCCCACTATATTATTATGACCCCTCTGAGCTACTAATGCAACTTTTAACCAGTAATAATGCCTTCCTATAGCCTGCAGTCAGTAGTAATGCCCCATTGTGTGCCTACTATATACTAATGCCCTCTTTATACCCCACTTAGTAAGAATGCCTTTTATATCCCCCCACTCAGTAATAATCGCCTCCTTTGTGCCCAGACCCATTGCTGAAAAACCACCCTGTACTCACCCAACCCCATTCCCTGGACAAGTTCTACCAAGTtctttaggcccctgtaggacCATGGCACCTACATCAGTAGTTACATCAGTGCCTGTCTCCCATAGTACCATGATTGTTCAGATGCAAGACTGGGGTGTCTGAAGATTGTCCTACAACGCCCTAATCTCTCTGTATTTTGTCCACAATTCCCAAGTTCAGATGCAACATATACAAGGACTGCCTAAAAGGTGACAATATCCAAACCTgtataatacaactatacattgTATAGATCCATATCTATAGCCCACTACAATGCATGGCACCCAACTGCCCCTGTATATTTCTCCATTacagccccttaaaggggtactctggttaaactctttttctttcaaatcaactggttttcagaaagttatatagatttgtaatttacttctatttaaaaatcttccagtacttatcagctgctgtgctctctgctgccacctctgtccatgtcaggaactgtccagagcagcagcaaatctttatagaaaacctctcctgctctggacagttcctgacatggactgcagagagcactgtgtcagactgaaaagaatacagcactttctgcaggacatacagcagctgataagtactggaagattgaagattttttttttttttaatagaagtaaattacttacCTCtacaactttatgaaaccagttgatttgaaagatttttttttttaaccaaagtacACCTTTAAGCCATAATAAGTGCAATCTCCTATAGGGGTATTTCAGcctaaaaaatctttcaaatcaactggtgccagaaagtgccagagatttgtaatttacttactttcctgttgattaaaaaaaaaaattgcttaactacccctttaatttgaactATATATGGGTCTCCCATAGGGATCTCTAGGGACCAGTACATATGGGTAAAATGTAAGGAAATAATATAAACCCCTGTATTACCACCACAGTCATCAAAATCCTTGTTTTGTGGACTAACCTGACATATACCGAGACATATACTGTAGGTAATTTTAGTATATGAACAGAAATTCCTCCCCATGGAGAAGCAGGTGTAATACCGccatttaccactagatgtctctagGATCACAGTGATTCCCTTGTAGCTGCTACTGCTGCTGATCTGACATCTGTTATATGGATTTATATGCTGACATATACAcaagtgcccccattatagactCCCCTATATAATGCAGGTGGGGGTAATCTATAGGAGTACACGTATCTGAAGTGGCACTTTACCTATAGCTGACCCTTACACTATGTGccactacatacatatatactctaAACATGGAGTCATTACTTTTCCGCTCCCTTCCATCAGGATTATAATGTCTACAGGTATTATATGTCATCATTCCCCTCCTCAGGAGCTGCCCGCAGAATGACCTCTGCTCAAGTGGCTGTAAGGGTCTGGGAAAAATAATGGTAaaatactaccctcatatacctGTCATTACCGTATAATGGATTTTACTTCACTTATTTTCTTACTGTTGTGATGGCAGAACAAGTCATTCCATCAGGGACGGGGGTCATACTGGACAAGTATCGCCAGGATTCGTCTTTCTTGTTTTATTCCTCTTTATATTTCTCTGCGCTGTACACAGATCCAGTCACATCTGGCTGCTACCACTGCTGACGCTCACAATCTATAGTGGAAGGAGCACAGTAGTAGTGGTCACAGAGCCGCCTTAAAGGGGGTATTAGGTTCTATTATTTTATGaacaaaaatgttatttttaattttttattattattattattattattattattattattattattatttaatagaacctcactgctgccaccagtggttatgttgggaactgcagggctgcacaagctttGGTCCCAGCACAGTGTTATATCGCTAGTAGTGTTGTACTGACTTGTTGACCTGTTTGGCTTcaacaacattctccaaaccctaAATATAGCCAGCCATAgccggtatccatgttttcgtggcagccctaggacagcatccaacttctccagctgccggcaGTCAATTACCGAGCTCTTGGgcttggagaatgttgccaaccCCAAACAGTttagcaagtctgctcaacactaccagTGATAAATGACCAAGCAAATGTGCTTGGACCAGAGCTTCTGCAGCCTTGCAGTTCCcagcacagccactggtggcaccAGAGGGGGCCTTTTCACCTTTTATTGTTGCCAATCAATGGACATTtttataataaagttatattatagttatatatagaaaTACATTTCTAAATAtttaccggaatacccctttatttctGCAACACTTGTAGGACCCCTTATAAGAGAATCCCAGTGTGATATGTGAGCAGTGGAGCAGCTCAATAATCACCGTATATAAGGGTGGGGTATCCGACATAATGGGACCTAACCTTGTCCACTTATTGTGGGATTTAGGCCACAGCTTTGCTTTTATTTGTGATGTGGGGTTCTCGAGTGTTCCCCATAAAAAGGAGACTGTCTCACACCAAGTTTAGTTTAAACAGCTAACAGCACATTTGGTGGTTACAGTACTTAGAAGAGGCACCACATCTTGATGGATGCAGTACACATTTTTTGTTGGATTAACCCTCCGTAGTCAGGACAGGTGTTTATAGTGATCTCACTGGTATTAAACCCCGGGGAGCCCCCTCTATGGTGCACAGCTGTTTCTTATTCTCTGCAGTTTATGGGGTcgggaccagagctgggctgtatGGTTGTACCAGAGCTGGGGGTATGGTTGTACCAGAGCTGGGGGTATGCTTGTACCAGAGCTGGGGGTATGGTTGTACCAGAGCTGGGGGGTATGGCTGTACCAGAGCTGGGAGTATGGTTGTACCAGAGCTGGGGGTATGGTTGTACCAGAGCTGGGGGTATGGTTGTACCAGAGCTGGGAGTATGGTTGTACCAGAGCTGGGAGTATGGTTGTACCAGAGCTGGGGGTATGGTTGTACCAGAGCTGGGGGTATGGTTGTACCAGAGCTGGGCTGTATGGTTGTACCAGAGCTGGGAGTATGGTTGTACCAGAGCTGGGGGTATGGTTGTACCAGAGCTGGGGGTATGGTTGTACCAGAGCTGGGGGTATGGTTGTACCAGAGCTGGGGGTATGGTTGTACCAGAGCTGGGGGTATGGTTGTACCAGAGCTGGGGGTATGGTTGTACCAGAGCTGGGGGTATGGTTGTACCAGAGCTGGGGGTATGGTTGTACCAGAGCTGGGGGTATGGTTGTACCAGAGTTGGGGGTATGGTTGTACCAGAGCTGGGGGGTATGGCTGTACCAGAGCTGGGCTGTATGGTTGTACCAGAGCTGGGGGTATGCTTGTACCAGAGCTGGGGGTATGCTTGTACCAGAGCTGGGCTGTATGGTTGTACCAGAGCTGGGGGTATGGTTGTACCAGAGCTGGGGGTATGCTTGTACCAGAGCTGGGGGTATGGTTGTACCAGAGCTGGGGGGTATGGCTGTACCAGAGCTGGGCTGTATGGTTGTACCAGAGCTGGGGGTATGCTTGTACCAGAGCTGGGGGTATGGTTGTACCAGAGCTGGGGGGTATGGCTGTACCAGAGCTGGGGGGTATGGCTGTACCAGAGCTGGGAGTATGGTTGTACCAGAGCTGGGGGTATGGTTGTACCAGAGCTGGGGGTATGGTTGTACCAGAGCTGGGGGTATGGTTGTACCAGAGCTGGGCTGTATGGTTGTACCAAGATCTATGAGATTTATGCAGCCTGTAGTTCTTATAAGGAGCTCCTCTCTACAGGAACCTTCTAACTGGCTGGCAGCAGAACTGACCCAGAGTGGAGTTATATGGAGAGTTGTGACTATAGTAGTTATAGGGAGGTTCTCTGTACTGTCACTACATTCATCCTCTTTTGAGCAGTTAAAGGAGTTACCTGGCAAAACAAAATTTATTTGTCCTGCTTTAGATAGACTGgaccaaaaaatgtaaaaaaaatgtatactcacctaccccaatcCCCGTCATGTCTGTCCCCATGGTACCTGGTCCCAGCTGAGTAGCACTTCC is a genomic window of Dendropsophus ebraccatus isolate aDenEbr1 chromosome 12, aDenEbr1.pat, whole genome shotgun sequence containing:
- the LOC138768632 gene encoding uncharacterized protein is translated as MWVKASSRSGANNEEWAKYSQATFEPPINSQATFEPAISSQATFEPPISSQATFVPPINSQATFEPPISSQATFEPPISSQATFEPTISSQATFEPPIFSQATFEPPINSQATFEPPICSQATFEPPISSQATFVPPINSQATFEPPISSQATFVPPINSQAIFEPPISSQATFEPPISSQATFEPPINIQATFEPPICSQATFEPPISSQATFVPPINSQATFEPAISSQATFVPPINSQATFEPPISSQATFVPPISSQAIFEPAISSQATFEPPISSQATFEPPISSQANFEPAISSQATFEPPISSQATFEPAISSQATFEPPISSQATFEPPISSQATFVPAINSQATFEPAISSQATFVPPINSQDTFEPPISSQATFEPPISSQATFEPTISSQATFEPPICSQATFEPPISSQATFEPPICSQATFEPPISSQATFVPPINSQATFEPPISSQATFVPPINSQATFEPAISSQATFEPPICSQATFEPPISSQATFVPPINSQATFEPPISSQATFEPPISSQATFEPPINIQAIFEPRICSQATFEPPISSQATFVPPINSQATFEPPISSQATFVPPISSQATFEPPISSQATFVPPINSQAIFEPAISSQATFEPPISSQATFEPAISSQANFEPAISSQATFEPPISSQATFEPAISSQATFEPPISSQATFEPPISSQATFEPPISSQATFEPPISSQATFEPPISRNFPVCLTEQ